The genomic window TGAGTCCGCCGCCGAGATTGAAGCACTTGGTCTGGCTACCCGTCAGCCCGGTACGCCCCTGGGTAATCGCGTGTACAACGTCAATACCGTGAGCTTCCACGGCGATGACGGCCGCGTGCAGCAGTTGCGCGCCAATGAGGTGCAGGTGGTAAACGGCCGGCGCGAGGCCATCGAGGACACAGACTTTGAAATGGACGCTGACCTGGTGCTGTTGGCCCTGGGCTTTAGCGGCGCGGAGCGTGGCGGAGTGACCCACGAGCTGGGCGTGGCTTTTGATGAGCGCGGCCGCATGGTGCGCGATTCCGAGTACCGCGCGCAGATCAAGCCGCTATTCCCGGGTTTTAAGCCGCCGGTGTATGTGGCGGGCGATAATGGGCGCGGGCAGTCGTTGATCGTTTGGGCGATCGCCGAGGGTCGTGCCTGCGCCGCTGCGGTGGATGCCGACCTCATGGGCGAAACGGCGTTGCCTGTGGCGGTGACCCCGCAGAAGCAGCCTTTGAGCGTTCGCGCTTAACAGTGCCGCTTAGCTTTTCGACGCCCCAGCGCCACCCACGCGATGGCGCATCCCCTGGGCGCCAACGGCGTTGAGGTCGGGCAGGTCATCTAGGGTGCTGCCGTCGCCCAACTGGTCAAAGGTGACGGTGGAGATGGTGCCGTCCGTTTCCAGGATCATCGCAGCGATGTTCTCGAAGCTGCCCAGCCCCGCTTGGCGGGCGGCTTGACGCACGTCGGCCTGCCCGAGCCTGGCGGCTTTGAGGCCTTCCGGGAGTAGCTGACCGGCGCGGACCAGCACCACGGGCGAGGCCGTGACTAGCTTGCGCAGCCCAAGGCGATCGCGGATCACGCGGGCGACGAGGAACTGCAAGCCGAGCATGAGCGCGATGGCAGCTGCGCCCGAGGTGAAGGCGAGATCCTTGGAGGTGACCGCAGTGGCGAGCATGGAGCCCACGGCCACGGTGACGGCGAAATCGAAGGCGTTGAACTTAGCCAGTGAGCGGGCACCGGCGATGCGCAGCATCACCAGCAGCGCTAGGTAGGAACTGCTGCCTACCAGCAGGATTCGGATGATCGGGTCAAAGCCTGAAAACCACATGTCCCTTAGTATGCCCTACTGATATGCGATGCGCTGCATACCTGAGATACGTTCACGTCCCAGGCCTCTGTTGAGTAACCGGGGACGTGAACAGGTTCGGTGTTCAAGCCGGATGGGGTTTTATCCGCGACGACGACGCATCAAGAACACGCCACCGCCAACGAGAGCCGCACCGAGAACAATGATGCCCAGCACGGAGGCGCCGGTGTTCGCCAGGGAACGCTTATTGTTGTGCGCTTGAGCGGCTTCGGACTTCTTGGCTTCTTCGGACTTCTTCGCTGCCTCTGACTTTGCTGCCTCGGACTTCTCTTCCGAGTCCTCGTCCTTCTTATCGCCGTCCTTGCTGTCCTCGTCCTTCTTGTCTGGATCCTTCGGATCAACTGGCTTCGACGCATCCGGGTCCACGACGGTGACCTCGACGATCTTCTTGGCCTGGAATCCCCAGCTATCGTAGGCGGCCAGCGTGACGTAGTAGGTGCCCGGCTTGGAGGTGTCTACGTTGTTTTCCAGCACCTCGATGGAATCGGTAACGTTACCGTCCTCAGTATCAGTAGCACTCGGGTTGATCAGGGCGATCTCGAATTTCTCACCCACATTCAAAGTGACGTCCTTGGCGCTAATCACAGGCACGGTGTTCTTTGGAGCAGGCTCGCTGGCCCCCAACACCGTGACGGTGACCGTCTTGGAGGTCTTCAGGCCGTTTGCGTCTGAGGCAGTAATGGTGACGGGGTACTCGCCGGGAACGCTGGTGTCTACAGACCCGGAAGTAGTCACCGAGGTGATGACGTTGCCGTCCTCAGGATCCTGCGCATCGATGTTCAACAGAGAAATGCCATAGTCACCGTTCAGGGGCACGGTCGCATCGTTCGCGGTGATCACCGGTGGCTGGTTTTCCTGCGCCACAGCGCTGGGGCTTGCCACCATGGCGCCGGCGATAGCGATGGAGCTGCCGAGGGTGACAGCAAGGGCCTTCTTAGAACGTGGAGTCATATCCTTTAACCTTTTCTTCGAGGGGTCTGGGAACCACTGTAGCGAGCAGAAGTACTTTTGTCAGGCAAATCGTTGTTGCTGCACCCGATCGCACGGCTCACTGACCACACAATCGCCCTAAGTACCCCCATCGTTAGCTACGCCAAGCTTTTCGACGCCCCCGCCCCCCCCTTAAAGGATGTCAAATGCGAGGTATGGTTTCCCACCTTCCGCGATGCATATTCTCGGCTTGCGACCGAGTTCCTCACCGCAGTGGAATACGTCCACCCCGCCATCGGTTGCACCGGGCATGCGAATTGATATTTGGACCGATGTGGTGTGCCCCTTCTGCTTCATTGGTAAGGAGCACTTGAACCAGGCGCTCGAATCCTTTGAGCACGCAGATGACGTTGAAGTGCACTGGCGTGCGTTTGAGTTAGACCCAAGCCTTCCTGCGCAGCCGGACAGCACCTTGGCGGAGGCAATCGCCAAGAAGTACGGCGCGAGCGTGGAAGAGTCGGCTGCTCGTCAGCGTCAGATGGCGCAGCTTTTACAGACCTATGGCGTGGAGTTCAATTGGGAGGACGCAAAGTTCGGCAACACCTTGGATGCGCATCGCCTAATACAATTCGCCCAAACTAAGGGCAAAGGCG from Corynebacterium gerontici includes these protein-coding regions:
- a CDS encoding DUF421 domain-containing protein: MWFSGFDPIIRILLVGSSSYLALLVMLRIAGARSLAKFNAFDFAVTVAVGSMLATAVTSKDLAFTSGAAAIALMLGLQFLVARVIRDRLGLRKLVTASPVVLVRAGQLLPEGLKAARLGQADVRQAARQAGLGSFENIAAMILETDGTISTVTFDQLGDGSTLDDLPDLNAVGAQGMRHRVGGAGASKS
- a CDS encoding immunoglobulin-like domain-containing protein — protein: MTPRSKKALAVTLGSSIAIAGAMVASPSAVAQENQPPVITANDATVPLNGDYGISLLNIDAQDPEDGNVITSVTTSGSVDTSVPGEYPVTITASDANGLKTSKTVTVTVLGASEPAPKNTVPVISAKDVTLNVGEKFEIALINPSATDTEDGNVTDSIEVLENNVDTSKPGTYYVTLAAYDSWGFQAKKIVEVTVVDPDASKPVDPKDPDKKDEDSKDGDKKDEDSEEKSEAAKSEAAKKSEEAKKSEAAQAHNNKRSLANTGASVLGIIVLGAALVGGGVFLMRRRRG